The following are from one region of the Osmerus mordax isolate fOsmMor3 chromosome 1, fOsmMor3.pri, whole genome shotgun sequence genome:
- the si:ch211-236d3.4 gene encoding protein FAM107B, translated as MAQRVTQSLYPPGHTGRPRDVMVKSASAYADLQWEQIPAHDGSQKHRQAHPQGEPPHASSYVPQPDYTEAEDDLIKPKKLVNPVKSSKSHQDLHRELLLSHKRGGVSVETKPELQRVLEARKREQMIKQRKVEDDARKKVSPLEQELQKRHKKLEELDKEQEKLEEETGRAPEFVKVKENLRRTSFHSKGEKEV; from the exons ATGGCACAGAGGGTCACCCAGAGCCTGTACCCGCCTGGCCACACAGGGAGGCCCAGGGACGTGATGGTCAAGTCAG CGTCGGCCTATGCAGACCTGCAGTGGGAGCAGATTCCCGCTCACGATGGCAGCCAGAAGCACCGTCAGGCCCATCCCCAGGGGGAGCCGCCCCATGCCTCCAGCTACGTGCCCCAGCCAGATTACACGGAGGCTGAGGATGATCTCATCAAACCCAAAAAGCTCGTTAATCCAGTGAAATCCTCCAAAAGCCACCAGGACCTCCATCGAGAACTGCTCCTGAGTCACAAACG AGGTGGGGTGAGTGTGGAGACCAAGCCCGAGCTGCAGCGCGTGCTGGAGGCCAGGAAGAGGGAGCAGATGATCAAACAGAGAAAAGTGGAGGATGATGCCAGGAAGAAGGTCTCTCCTCTGGAACAGGAGCTCCAAAAGAGGCACAAAAAACTGGAAGAG CTGGATAAGGagcaggagaagctggaggaagAGACGGGGAGAGCGCCGGAATTTGTCAAGGTCAAGGAGAACTTGAGACGCACGTCATTCCACagtaaaggagagaaagaagtgtAG
- the ccdc3b gene encoding coiled-coil domain-containing protein 3: MELFRALFLATWISGVWGCQFPHDWRPQTEACRAELAEIIVFAKVLAMHKDSYSVYNYLPWQYDTDLFFSAEIELQCDQAWGSMLEVPAGSRFNVTGLGYFPCYSYSVTENNSYYFFLRMDENYSIIPHGVNFQDPIFPDTPENNRMFASLFQFSNCTAGTQVHTYTPEWEAQEDSRLLCSTVQKALFEEEERVKTLSQKVRFLEKANNHLRDKVKNMKRLLRLAKRETKDQETLSLKQLHDPQPPQPPQPHPHQDTTQDQKRPTLKKTLTKKLK, encoded by the exons ATGGAATTATTTCGGGCATTATTTCTGGCGACTTGGATAAGCGGAGTGTGGGGATGCCAGTTTCCCCACGATTGGAGACCGCAGACTGAGGCTTGCCGCGCAGAGCTCGCGGAGATAATCGTTTTCGCTAAGGTGCTCGCGATGCATAAGGACTCGTACAGTGTTTATAACTATCTACCATGGCAGTACGATACGGACCTCTTCTTTTCTGCGGAAATAGAGCTGCAGTGCGACCAGGCGTGGGGAAGCATGCTGGAGGTTCCCGCTGGTTCCAGGTTCAATGTGACCGGATTGGGCTACTTCCCCTGCTACTCGTACAGCGTAACAGAGAACAACTCCTACTACTTTTTCCTTAG GATGGATGAGAACTACAGTATCATCCCCCATGGCGTGAACTTCCAGGACCCCATCTTTCCTGACACTCCGGAGAACAACCGCATGTTCGCCAGCCTCTTTCAGTTCTCCAACTGCACGGCTGGCACCCAggtccacacatacaccccagaGTGGGAGGCCCAGGAAGACAGCCGG CTGCTGTGTTCGACTGTGCAGAAGGCCTTGTTTGAGGAGGAAGAGCGAGTGAAGACTCTGTCCCAAAAAGTGCGTTTCCTGGAGAAGGCCAACAACCACCTGCGGGACAAGGTGAAGAACATGAAGCGTCTACTGCGCCTGGCCAAACGGGAGACCAAAGACCAGGAGACCCTCAGCCTCAAGCAGCTCCAcgacccccagcctccacagcctccacagccacacCCTCACCAGGACACCACCCAGGACCAGAAGAGACCCACCCTCAAAAAGACCCTGACCAAAAAGTTAAAGTGA